A single genomic interval of Hemibagrus wyckioides isolate EC202008001 linkage group LG13, SWU_Hwy_1.0, whole genome shotgun sequence harbors:
- the cmn gene encoding calymmin, with the protein MILDLGYNLGAQNANAYQPNTKAQGYGPAAPQPNGNGAKGPYKGYGAVPAALGNGNGAKPNGFGAFPGAAKGNGGYGPSPGQGVKPNGYGASPFTSNGQQAKPNPNGGYGSKPNKPGYGAQPTYGGFGAGMRIAPQMANKGRGGYRPAAYPQAGAGQGGGYPNGAKAPKPGYGATKGPKAGYGGYPNAGGFKGPKPGYGGSPTGYGQRPSGYGGYPNGAAKAPKPGYGVGVANKGASNGQGAKPNGYGPVTDSNEKGPKVQSLSPEALSLPSVTGYTKGIIQPAESQPIIPTALPPTMGMALPVTSWKGPKPQVPVVPQGYPSKPIVQVKSPVIPQNKAYNPGQYIPQEALIPELAPLIPQGKGPKPAVQPASEIPQGNPQKPVAPALLPFAEQGKAPKPIIQVPQPVTLHPGVSQGQKPTASVLLPMFRQTKGPKPVAPLPEIPQMKDTKPATPQTAGPPLALVPTPAVPQMKGPKVANPGYGPEPWYPNNGGAKASKPGLGYGPKTKQPGYVNPGPGYGYGNGAAAGLGEVMKGKPGGTGPLPYNGAPIVPARLDGTSPIEPQTAELGPEVKSGHAYGGPYGAQPAGFGSEGKPQVRYGIGGLLFGGSSMGYGPYGKYGNPYATQPYGAKAAGNYNPPEFNANPKSAAKYMMGGSPYSAGASDPKASGKYGPYSGQQLGLPAVAGNSGKYGQSFGPYAPESISVGADAKSSGKYASQYEAPGIDGVKSVDQFGDGEVQPELIAPLVDGVGEGPASYVKGGVRAEAVSLPAASTDGPFTGSATSLGNPGYSPVETPTEAETPQHIPLQQNLKGPQLSQAWTGGEEQKHNLKGFFGNRYNGKIRLSFRA; encoded by the exons ATGATTCTTGATTTAGGATACAATCTCGGTGCACAGAATGCCAACGCTTACCAACCCAACACTAAAGCACAag GTTATGGACCTGCAGCTCCTCAGCCCAATGGAAATGGAGCCAAAG GTCCTTATAAAGGATACGGTGCAGTACCTGCTGCACTCGGAAATGGAAATGGAGCCAAACCTAATG gttttGGTGCTTTTCCAGGTGCTGCTAAAGGAAatggag GTTATGGCCCTTCACCAGGACAGGGTGTGAAACCCAATG GATATGGAGCTTCACCTTTTACATCCAATGGCCAGCAAGCCAAGCCGAACCCAAACG GAGGTTATGGGTCCAAGCCAAATAAGCCCGGATATGGAGCACAGCCTACATATG GTGGATTTGGAGCAGGGATGAGAATAGCACCACAAATGGCCAACAAAGGAAGAGGAG GCTACAGACCTGCTGCTTATCCCCAGGCTGGAGCTGGCCAAG GTGGAGGATATCCGAATGGAGCAAAAGCCCCAAAACCTG GATACGGAGCAACCAAAGGACCCAAAGCAG GATATGGTGGATATCCCAATGCTGGCGGATTTAAAGGACCAAAACCAG GTTACGGTGGTTCGCCCACAGGCTATGGACAGAGACCCAGTG GATATGGAGGTTATCCCAATGGGGCAGCTAAAGCACCAAAACCAG gGTATGGTGTTGGTGTTGCCAATAAAGGAGCAAGTAATGGACAAGGAGCCAAGCCCAATG GATATGGCCCTGTAACAGACAGCAATGAGAAAGGACCCAAAGTGCAAAGCCTTAGCCCTGAAGCCCTAAGTCTTCCATCAGTAACAGGGTACACCAAAGGAATCATACAGCCAGCTGAATCTCAGCCTATTATACCTACTGCACTGCCACCCACCATGGGAATGGCATTACCTGTAACGAGTTGGAAGGGCCCAAAACCTCAGGTTCCTGTGGTTCCACAGGGCTACCCATCTAAGCCAATAGTGCAAGTGAAGTCTCCTGTGATTCCACAGAATAAAGCTTACAACCCCGGACAATACATCCCACAAGAAGCTCTGATCCCAGAGCTTGCACCCCTCATTCCTCAGGGTAAAGGTCCCAAGCCAGCTGTCCAACCAGCTTCAGAAATTCCACAAGGAAATCCTCAGAAACCAGTAGCTCCTGCTTTACTTCCATTTGCTGAACAAGGAAAAGCCCCAAAGCCAATTATTCAAGTTCCTCAGCCAGTCACTCTGCACCCAGGTGTTTCACAAGGTCAAAAACCAACTGCTTCAGTGCTGCTTCCAATGTTCCGTCAGACCAAAGGCCCCAAACCTGTTGCTCCACTTCCTGAGATTCCACAAATGAAAGACACCAAACCAGCTACACCACAGACTGCAGGTCCTCCACTTGCTCTTGTACCAACCCCTGCTGTGCCTCAGATGAAGGGTCCAAAAGTAGCAAATCCTG GATATGGCCCTGAACCGTGGTACCCAAACAATGGAGGAGCCAAGGCCTCAAAACCAG GTCTGGGATATGGCCCTAAAACCAAACAGCCAG GCTATGTTAATCCAGGACCAGGATATGGATATGGCAATG GTGCAGCAGCCGGCCTCGGTGAGGTGATGAAAGGCAAACCTG GTGGAACAGGACCGCTACCATATAACGGTGCCCCCATCGTCCCTGCTCGTCTGGATG GAACCAGTCCAATCGAACCACAGACTGCTGAACTCGGGCCTGAGGTGAAATCTGGCCATGCTTATG GTGGACCATATGGAGCTCAGCCAGCGGGATTTGGCTCTGAGGGAAAGCCTCAAGTCAGATATG GTATTGGTGGCCTTCTTTTTGGTGGCTCGTCCATGGGATACGGTCCATACGGAAAATATG GTAATCCCTACGCCACACAGCCTTATGGCGCTAAAGCAGCTGGAAACTACAATCCACCAGAATTTAACGCTAATCCCAAATCTGCTGCAAAATACA tgATGGGAGGCTCTCCATACAGTGCTGGTGCTAGTGACCCTAAAGCCTCAGGAAAATATG GACCCTACAGTGGCCAGCAGCTTGGTTTGCCAGCTGTTGCTGGGAATTCTGGGAAATACG gcCAGTCCTTTGGACCCTATGCCCCAGAGTCTATCAGTGTCGGTGCTGATGCTAAATCATCTGGAAAATATG CGTCGCAGTATGAAGCTCCTGGTATCGACGGAGTGAAGTCTGTAGATCAGTTTG gagaTGGAGAAGTGCAGCCTGAGCTTATTGCTCCTCTGGTAGATGGAGTTGGAGAAG gaccAGCCTCCTATGTCAAGGGAGGAGTCAGAGCTGAGG